The DNA segment CAGCATTTAAAGAAGGGATTGGAGATTGGGTATTGGGGAATGGGGAAGAATCATCTACTTACCAAAAAGTCTTTGGATTTAACGTGTTAGTTGGTGGTTTCTTTTCTGCTAAACGCTGTGAGGCGGCGATTCCTTTGAATGCTTGGGTAACTCCGGAAGAAGTCTTACCCTTATGTAGAGCAATTTTAGAGGTCTATCGTGACAATGGACTCAGGGCTAATCGGCTCAAGTCTCGCTTGATGTGGCTAATTGATGAATGGGGTATAGATAAGTTTCGGGCAGAAGTCGAACAGCGTTTGGGTAAATCCTTACTCCCCGCAGCCCCCAAAGACGAAATTGATTGGGAAAAACGCGACCATATCGGAGTCTATAAGCAAAAGCAAGAGGGATTGAACTATGTAGGGTTACACATCCCTGTAGGTAGATTGTATGCCGAGGATATGTTTGAATTGGCTCGGATAGCCGATGTATACGGTAGCGGTGAAATCCGCATGACTGTTGAACAAAACATCATCATTCCCAACATTACCGACTCGCGGTTAAGGACTTTGTTGACAGATCCCTTACTAGAGAGATTTTCTCTTGATCCTGGAGCATTGACGCGATCGCTAGTTTCCTGCACGGGCGCACAATTTTGCAACTTCGCCCTCATCGAAACCAAAAACCGCGCCCTAGAAATGATTAAAGGCTTAGAAGCAGAATTGACCTTTACTCGTCCAGTGCGAATCCATTGGACAGGTTGCCCCAACTCCTGCGGACAGCCCCAAGTTGCAGACATTGGCTTAATGGGAACAAAAGCTCGTAAAAACGGTAAAGCCGTGGAAGGTGTTGACATCTATATGGGTGGCAAAGTCGGCAAAGATGCACATTTAGGTAGCTGTGTACAAAAAGGCATCCCCTGCGAAGACTTGCACCTAGTATTACGAGACTTACTCATTACTAATTTTGGAGCCAAACCCAGACAGGAAGCCTTAGTTACCAGCCAATAAGGGAGCAGGGGAGAAAACAATTCAAAATTCAAAATTCAAAAAAAGAGTGGGGTAGTGAGCATGGGGAAGAAAATTGACTATTGACTGTTGACTAATGACAACTGACAACTGACGAATTAACAACATACAAAAAATGACACACGTTTCCAGAAGAAAATTTCTTTTCACCACAGGCGCGGCGGCGGCGGCTTCTATTTTGGTACATGGCTGTACTTCCAATGGTTCTCAATCAGCTACCACAGGAGAACAAGCGCCTTCAGCAGCACCAGCCGCTAATGTCTCAGCCGCTAACGCACCCAAGGTAGAAACGACTAAAGCCAAGTTAGGATTTATCCCTCTTACTGATGCGGCGCCCCTCATCATTGCTAAAGAAAAGGGCTTCTTTGCTAAATATGGCATGACAGATATCGAAGTCATCAAGCAAAAATCTTGGCCTGTCACCCGCGATAACTTAAAAATTGGCTCATCTGGTGGTGGCATCGATGGCGCACAT comes from the Nostoc sp. PCC 7120 = FACHB-418 genome and includes:
- a CDS encoding ferredoxin--nitrite reductase, with the translated sequence MTDTVTTPKASLNKFEKFKAEKDGLAIKSEIEKIASLGWEAMDATDRDHRLKWVGVFFRPVTPGKFMMRMRMPNGILTSDQMRVLAEVVQRYGDDGNADITTRQNIQLRGIRIEDLPHIFNKFHAVGLTSVQSGMDNIRNITGDPIAGLDADELYDTRELVQQIQDMLTNKGEGNREFSNLPRKFNIAIAGGRDNSVHAEINDLAFVPAFKEGIGDWVLGNGEESSTYQKVFGFNVLVGGFFSAKRCEAAIPLNAWVTPEEVLPLCRAILEVYRDNGLRANRLKSRLMWLIDEWGIDKFRAEVEQRLGKSLLPAAPKDEIDWEKRDHIGVYKQKQEGLNYVGLHIPVGRLYAEDMFELARIADVYGSGEIRMTVEQNIIIPNITDSRLRTLLTDPLLERFSLDPGALTRSLVSCTGAQFCNFALIETKNRALEMIKGLEAELTFTRPVRIHWTGCPNSCGQPQVADIGLMGTKARKNGKAVEGVDIYMGGKVGKDAHLGSCVQKGIPCEDLHLVLRDLLITNFGAKPRQEALVTSQ